Within the Solwaraspora sp. WMMA2056 genome, the region CGGATCTTCCGTTTCGTCCGGACGATCCGCTGGGCCATGGTCGCCTCCGGCACCAGGAAGGCCCGGGCCACCTCGGCGGTGGTCAGCCCGGCCAGGCAGCGGAGGGTCAGCGCCACCCGGTCCTGCGCGGTCAGCGCCGGGTGGGCGCAGGTGAAGAAGAGCGCCAGGCGGTCGTCTGGCAACTCCTGGTCGCCGTCGGCCGCCGGCGCCGGATCGGCCCGGTCCGCCTCGGCCTGCAGGACGGCCAGCCGTAGTGCCAGGTTGCGGTCGCGCCGGATCCGGTCGACCGCCCGGCGCCGGGCGGTGGTCAGCAGCCAGGCGCCGGGTCGGGTCGGTACGCCGGAGACCGGCCAGTGCCGCAGGGCCGCCTCGACTGCCTCGGCGGCGACCTCCTCGGCCAGGTGCAGGTCACCGAAGCGGCGTACCAGGGTGGCGAGCAGCCGGCCGTGCTCCTCCCGGAACACGGCCTCCACCGAGGTCCGCACCGCGGCGACGGCTTCCTCGTCGCCATGGTGCTCCCGCCGCCCGTCGGTGACCATCCGCGCTCACATCCCGAAGTCGGCGACCGGCCGCACCTGCACGGACCCGCCGTCGCGGGCACCGGGCGAGCGGGCCGCCCAGTCCAGGGCGACGTCGAGGTCCGGCACGTCGATGATGTCGTACCCGCCGAGCACCTCGCGGGCTTCGGCGAACGGCCCGTCGGTGACGACCCGTTGCCCGTCGGGGTCGACCTTCACCGACGTGCAGGTGGTCAGGTCGGCCAGGGCGTTGCCGCTGACCCAGATCCCGGCGTCCTTCATCTCCTTGTCGTACGCCATCCAGTCCTCGACCGTGCACTGCGGCACGGTCGGCTCGGGGGCGTCGGTGGGCGCGCTGACGAACAGCAGCATGTACTTCATGGTTCTCCTCGCTGAGGCGTACGTCGCCATCTGCGGTAACGACGATCGGCGACCGGCCGGATCGACACCACCACCTCAACCGTCTTGAGACCGACCCGGGCCGGCGTCGTCGGTTTCGGCGAGGATGCCGTAGAGCTTGCGGCGGGTCTCGTCGAGCACCCGGACCGCCCGCTCGCGCTGCTCCGCGTTGCCGTTCATCAGCACGTGCCGCAGCACCTGCATCGTCTGCATCCCGGACTCGCGCACATCGTGCCAGCTGTCGACGGTCTCCGGGGCGAGCTCGGTCCACGGGGCGGCCTGCGCCGCCTGCTCGGCCTCGGGCCGACCGGCGTCGGTGAGCGCGTAGCGCTTGCGTCCGCCGCCGGCGCCTTCGGCAGTGCCGACGATCAGGCCCTCGTCCTCGAGTAGTTGCAGGGTGGGATAGATGGAGCCGGGGCTGGGGCGCCAGGCGCCCCCGGTGCGGGAGTCCAGTTCCTGGATCATCTCGTAGCCGTGCATCGGCCCGTCGACGAGCAGGGCCAGCACCGCGGCCCGCACGTTGGGTCGCCGCCGCCGACCGCCACCTCGGCCACCGCCGCCCATGCCCCGGCCACCGAACGGGCCGCCGGGCCCGAATGGCCCGCCCGGTCCGCCGGGTCCACCGAAGCCGGGCCCGAAGGGTGGGAACCCGGCGCCGCGCAGGAAGGCCCCTGGGCCACCCCGTGATCTGTCGCGTCTCATGTAAACCTCCACTGAAGGATCGTTGATACGTTCACGATATATCGGGAAGCTGTCGGCGACAACCCGGAGTGCCAAGTGAAATACGCGACACCCCGACACGACATGTAGGTGCCTACCGCGAAGCCACCCACCAGATATAGTCCCGGACGCAACTGGTTCGGCCGGGCAGCCAGCCCGGCCGAGGCAACAGGGAACCCGGCGCGAATCCGGGACTGCCCCGCAGCGGTGAGTGGGAACGACCGCCGTCGAGCACACTGGGCCACCCCGGCCTGGGAAGTGACGGCCAGTAGGTGACCGGCATGTCCGGTCCGGCCCACAAGTCCGAAGACCTGCCGTTGTGCCGGATACGCCGAACGCGTACCCGGTGGTCCGATCGCCGCGCGGGACGGCCGACGGCTGCGACGCGTTGGCCATCGCGCGTTCGCGCCCGTCTGCCTGCCCGCCCGGCCTCCCACGAGGCGATGCCAGGAGGCACCACAGGTGACCGTCGTCACACATCCCGCCGCTACCGCACCGGCGGCCACGCCCGGTCAGCAGCCGACCCGAATCCGCGACCGAGCGGGGACCGCCACGCCGGTCGACCCCGACCGACTCCGCGACGCGGTACGGCGCCACGCCGACGGCCTCGCCGACGTCGACCCGGGGCGGGTCGCGGCCAGGACGCTCAGCGGTCTCTACGACGGCATCACCACCGCCGAGTTGACCCGGCTGCTGATCCAGACCGCAGCCGACCTGATCGGCGAGGACCCGCAGTACTCCCGCCTGGCCGCCCGGCTGCTCGCCGACCAGATCGGCACCGAGGTCCGCCGGCAGGGCATCGGCTCGTTCAGCCAGGCGATCCGACTCGGGCACACCCACGGACTCGTCGGTGACGAGACGGCCCGGTTCGTCGCCGAGCACGCCGCCGACCTCGACGCCGCCACCGACCCGGCCGCCGACCGCCGGTTCGAGTACTTCGGGCTGCGGACCGTCTACGACCGCTACCTGCTGCGCCACCCCACCAACCGACAGGTGGTCGAGACACCGCAGTACTGGCTGCTGCGGGTGGCCTGCGGACTGTCCGACACCCCGACCGAAGCGGTCGACTTCTACCGGCTGATGTCGTCGCTGGCGTACCTGCCCAGCTCGCCGACGCTGTTCAACTCCGGCACCCGGCACACCCAGATGTCGTCGTGCTTCCTGGTCGACTCCCCCCGCGACGAGCTCGACTCGATCTACGACCGGTACGCCCAGGTGGCGAAGCTGTCCAAGTACGCCGGTGGGATCGGCATCTCCTGGTCCCGGATCCGCTCGCGGGGTGCGCTGATCCGGGGCACCAACGGACTGTCCAACGGGATCGTGCCGTGGCTGCGCACCCTGGACGCCTCGGTGGCCGCCGTCAACCAGGGCGGCCGACGCAAGGGCGCGGCCTGCGTCTACCTGGAGCCGTGGCACGCCGACATCGAGGAGTTCCTGGAGCTGCGGGACAACACCGGCGAGGACGCCCGGCGCACCCACAACCTCAACCTGGCCAACTGGATCTGCGACGAGTTCATGCGCCGGGTCGACGCCGACGCGACGTGGTCGCTGTTCAACCCGGCCGACGTACCGCAGTTGCCCGACCTGTACGGCGCCGAGTTCGACACCGCGTACCGGGCCGCCGAGGCCGCCGGGCTCGCCGTGCGCCAGGTTCCCGCCCGCGACCTGTACGGACGGATGATGCGCACCCTGGCACAGACCGGCAACGGCTGGATGACCTTCAAGGACCGGTCCAACCTGCTGTGCAACCAGACCGGGGAACCGGGCAACGTGGTGCACCTGTCCAACCTGTGCACCGAGATCGTCGAGGTCTCCTCGGACACCGAGACCGCCGTGTGCAACCTGGGCTCGATCAACCTCGGTGCCCACCTGACCGCAGCTGCGACCTCGACTGCGGCCGGGGCCACGGCCGCCGACGTGGACTGGGCACGGCTGCGCGACACGGTCCGCACCGCCGTGGTCTTCCTCGACCGGGTCATCGACATCAACTACTACCCGAGTACGCAGGCCGCGGCGTCCAACCCGCGCTGGCGCCCGATCGGGCTGGGCATGATGGGGCTGCAGGACGTGTTCTTCGCCCTCGGTCTGCCGTTCGACTCAGCGCCCGCCCGGGAGCTGTCCACCCGGATCGCCGAGGAGATCTACCTGACCGCACTGGAGACCTCCGCCGGGTTGGCGCAACAGTACGGGCCGCACCCGGCGTACCCGCAGACCCGGGTGGCGCGCGGGCAACTGCACCCCGACCTGTGGGGCGCCGAGCCGACCCAGACCGAGCGCTGGGCGGCGCTGCGGGTGCGGGTCGCCGAGCACGGACTGCGCAACTCGCTGCTGGTGGCGATCGCCCCGACGGCGACCATCGCCTCGATCGCCGGCTGCTACGAGTGCATCGAGCCACAGGTGTCCAACCTGTTCAAACGCGAAACCTTGTCCGGGGAGTTTCTGCAGGTCAACACTGCCCTGGTGGGACGGCTGAAGGCAGCCGGGCTGTGGACGGCGGCGGTCCGCGAGCAGATCACCCGGGCCGAGGGGTCGATCCAGCAGATCACCGCCATCCCGGCCGAGGTACGGCAGCTGTTCCGTACCGCCTGGGAGCTGCCGCAGCGGGCGCTGATCGACCTGGCCGCCGCCCGAGCACCGTACATCGACCAGAGTCAGTCGTTGAACTTGTTCATGGCCGCACCGACGATCGGCAAACTGTCGTCGATGTACCGCTACGCCTGGCAGTCAGGTCTGAAGACCACCTACTACCTGCGGTCGCGTCCGGCGACCCGGATCCAGCAGGCCACGGTCTCCGTCACGCCGACCGCACCGGTCGACACCGGGGCGGTGGCCTGCTCCCTGGAGAACGCCGAGTCCTGCGACGCCTGCCAGTGACGCCCCCCACCGAGATGCCGGGAGAGACCACCACGATGACACCGCGCCCGATGCTGCTCGACCCGGGGATGGACCTGACCCTGCGGCCGATGCGCTACCCGCACTTCTTCGACCGCTACCGCGACGCGATCAAGAACACCTGGACGGTGGAGGAGGTGGACCTGCACTCCGACCTGGCCGACCTGGACCGGCTCAGCCCGGCCGAACGGCACCTGGTCAGCCGGCTGGTCGCCTTCTTCGCCACCGGGGACACGATCGTCGCCAACAACCTGGTACTCAACCTCTACCAGCACGTCAACAGCCCGGAGGGGCGGCTCTACCTGTCCCGGCAGCTGTTCGAGGAGGCGGTACACGTCCAGTTCTACCTGAACCTGCTGGACACCTACGTCCCCGACGAGCAGGAGCGGACCGCCGCGTTCGCCGCGATCGACAACATTCCGTCGATCAAGCGCAAGGCCGACTTCTGCTTCCGCTGGATCGACTCCCTCTTCGGGGTGCGGGAGCTGCGGACCCGCGACGACCGGCGGGCCTTCCTGCTCAACCTGATCTGCTTCGCCGCCTGCATCGAAGGGCTGTTCTTCTACGGGGCCTTCGCCTACGTGTACTTCCTGCGGTCCCGGGGGCTGCTGCACGGCCTCGCCTCCGGCACCAACTGGGTGTTCCGCGACGAGTCGATGCACATGGCGTTCGCCTTTGACGTCGTCGACACGGTCCGCGGGGAGGAGCCGGACCTGTTCGACGACGAGATGGCCGAGCAGGTCCGCCAGATGCTCGCCGAGGCGGTCGAGGCCGAGGCACAGTTCGCCGAGGACCTGCTCGGCCGGGGCGTGCCCGGGTTGTCGCTGGCCGACATGCGCCTGTACCTGCAGCACGTCGCCGACCGCCGGCTCGCCCAGCTGGGCATCGCCCCGCTGTACGGCGCGACCAACCCGTTCGCCTTCATGGAGCTGCAGGACGTACAGGAGCTGTCGAACTTCTTCGAGCGCCGGGTCTCCGCGTACCAGGTGGGGGTGAGCGGGGCGGTGAGCTTCGACGAGGAGTTCTGAGCGGCCCGCCGCCGAGGTGGGGTCGGCCGGTCATCCGACCGGCTGGCCCACCGGCTGCGCTTCGCCGACCCGCCCGCGCCGGAATCCCGGGTACGTCAGCACGAAGGTGCTCACCGCGGCCATCAGCACCGCGCCGACCAGCACCGGCAGCGGCGCCCAGACCGCGTACAGGGCGGTGCTGGCGGTCGGTGCCAGGACGAAGGTCAGCCCGTTGGTGACGCCGATCAGCCCGGCGAGGCCGCCCTGTTCTTCCCGGTCGACGGCGAGCGTCGGTCCGGCGACGTAGCCGGGCATGGCGACGCCGAGGCCGAGACCGATCAGCGCCATCGCGACGATCAGCACGGCCCGGTGGGTGTCCGGGACGAGCAGCACGAAGCCGATCAGCGCCACCAGACAACCGACCCGTAGCAGCAGCGCCGGCCGCCAGCCGCTGCGGGGCACCACCACCGTCTGGGCGAGCACCATCCCGGCCCCGGCGGCCAGCAGCGCGCCGCCGGTGAGCAGGCCGGTGGCCTCGGCGTCGAGGCCGAACCGGTCCTGGACGAGGAAGCCGCTGACCACCTGGACGAACCCGAGCGCGGTGAACATGCCGAGCCCGGTCAGCAGGTACGGCCACACCCGGGCGTCCCACGGGCTGACCCGGACCGGGTCGGCGATCAGGTCGGTACGGGTCTGCCGGCGCAGCCGTACCGCGACGGCGGTGAGCCCGACGGCGAGCAGCGCCGGGACCGCCAGCAACGGCGCCATCAGGCCGAACCCGGCCAGCAGGCCGCCGACGAGGGCACCGGCGACCATCGCGACGCCCTGCACCGCGCCGATCCCGGCCATGCCGCGCACCCGGGCCGCCGGGTCGGGGGTGACGTCGGCGATGTACGCCTGGGCGGTGGGCGCCACCGCCGCGATGGCGGTGCCGAAGCCGACGCCCCGGAACACCACGAAGAGCAGGAACAGCGCGGTGCCGGTGACGATGCCGCGCATGCCGAGGTCGGCGAGCAGCGCGAACAGTGCCGTCGTCGTGGTGGCCAGGGCGAGCGCCGCGACCAGCACCGGTTTGCGGCCCCACGATTGGCTGCGCCGGCCCCACATCTGACTGGTCACCACCATCATCAGGGCGGAGACACTGATCATGACACCGACCTGCCATTCGGCGAGGCCGATCTGACGCGACAGCGGGGCGATGATCGGGTTCAGTGACATCTGGCCGAGGAAGACCAGGAACACCGCGCCGAGCAGCAGCGGGATCTGCGGCCGTGGCGCGGTGCCCGACTCGGGCACGACGGTGGCGCCACGGGGGATCATGCGGCCACGCTAGCCACCGGTGATCAGCTGCCCAAGGACGCCGGTCACATCCGTCGACCCGGGCGTGAGCTACGACGACCCGGGGCTGAGCTGCGACGGCGCCCGCGTCAGCTGAGCAGACTGTCGCCGATCCAGCCGTCGGGCGCGCACCCGGGCGGGATCGCGAAGACCGCCGACCCGATCGGGGTGACCCACTCGTTGAGCAGGTCGTGTTCGGCCAGCCGGCGTTGGATCGGCAGGAACTGCGCGTCGATGTCCGCCTGGTAGGCGGCGAAGATGAGCCCGCTGTCGGGGGTGCCGTCGGCACCGGGGACACCGTCGTAGTTGTACGGCCGACGCAGGATCTTGTAGCGGTCGTCGGAGACGTGCGCCCGGGTGACATGTGCGAAGTCCGGCATGATCGGCAGCCCGACCTCGTTGACCGCCGCGAAGTCGGGGACGTCGGTCTCCTTCTCCCCTGTCAGCGGCGCGCCGGTGTCGAGCCGGCGGCCGATCACCAGTTCCTTGTCCACCCGGCCGAGCTTGTCCCAGGTCTCCATCTCGGTCCGGATCCGGCGGACCACCAGGGTGCTGCCGTCACGGTGCCAGGCCGGACCGTCGTCGACCCAGACGGCGGTGTCGAAGTCGGCGGTGCCGGGCGTCGGGTTCCCGGTGCCGTCGATCTGCCCCATGATGTTGCGCTGGGTGTGCGCCTCGTGCTCCACGCCCCGGCCACGGCGGAAGCCCTGCTGCACCCAGCGGACCGAGGCGAACGGCCGGGTGTCCTTGATCAGCATCCGCTGGGCGTGCGCGACCGTGATCGGGTCGTCGGCGCAGATCTGCAGCAGCAGATCACCGCCGGACCAGCCCGGCTCCAGCCGGTCGATGGCGAACGGCGGCAGATCGGTGACCGACGACGGGCGGCGCTCGGCGATCCCGGCGGCGGCGTACAGCTGTGGTCCGAACCCGAAGGTGACGGTGAGCCGGGCCGGCAGCACGGCGAGCTCGGGTTCGGTGTCGGCCAGCGGTGGCACGCCCTGGGTGAGCCGGGCGGCGTCGTCGCTGAGCAGCCGCAGCAGCCGGACCAGCGCGGCCCGGTCGGTCGCCGGGCCCAGGGTGAAGGCGACGAACGCGGCGTACGCCTGCGGCGGGGTGTCCACCCCGGCCTGGCGGGGTCCGTGGAACGGCACCGTCTCGGTGCCGAAGTCGACCGGCGCCAACGTGGCCGCCCCGGTCGGGGCGGCCGCCGGAGACTCCTCGCGCGAGGCCGCCGCCGAGACCGCCGCCCCGCCTGCGAGGGCACCGCCGAGCGCGGCGGCCCCGCCGGTGAGCAGCAGCCGGCGGTCCACCTGCGGTGGTACGGGTTGATCGGTCATGCCGGTTCAGCCGTGGTCCATGCCCGTGCCCGGGTCGTAGCTCTCCTCGGCACCGGCGAACGGCTTGGCGACGGCGGTGAACTGCGACGTCGCGCCGTCGGCGAAGGTCACCGTGAAGGTGACCTCGTCGCCGGGCTGCACCGGTTGCGCGATGTCCATCAGCATGATGTGGTCGCCGCCGGGTTCGAGGGTGTGGCTGCCGCCGGCGGGAACGACGATCCCGCCCGGCTTCTCCCGCATCACCATCGCGCCGTCGGCCATCGCCATCTCGTGCAGCTCGATCGGCGAGATGTCAGTGCTGACGCCGGTGATGGTGATGTCGGCGTCGGTGTCGTTGACCAGCACCCCGAACGCGGCGGTCATGCCGTCGTCGGCGGCCTTCACCCACGGGTCGCGCACCACGAGGCCGGCCGTGGCCTCGGCCGACGCCGTCGCACCGGCCGACGCGTCCGGGCTGGGCTGCGCCTGGCTGGAAGCGTCGCCGTCGCCGCAGCCGGCAAGGGTGACGGCGAGGGCGAGGCCGGCGACGCCGGACAGCACCGCACGGAGCGTGGCGGTGCGCCGGACCGGGGCCGGCTGGAGCGCTGATGACATGCGGGTTCTCCTCACGAGTCGTACGACGGAAGTAGTCGCCGCACCGGCCCGGTCGGTTCCCGCAGTGAACTAGCTCACACGCCGGCGGCCGCGCAGGACGACGACGGCGGCCCCGCCGATCAGCAGCACCACGGCACCGGCGAAGGCGAGCAGCCACCCTCGGCGGCTCCCGTCCCCGGCCTCGTCCGAACCGGCCGCCGCACCGTCCTGGGCCGAATCCGCCGACGCACCGGTGAGCGGGACGTTCACCGCGAACCGGAACGCACCCTGCACCGGATGTCCGTCCACCGAGACCACCCGGTACGCGACCGTGTAGACGCCGTCGGGCAACGGCTGCACCGGGCGCACGATGCCCCGTTGCTGGTCGACGGTCGGCCCGTCGACCGGCATCTGAGCGCCGGCGGCGTCGCTGACCACGATCGTGGTGTAGTCGCCGTTGAGCGGTTCGGTGAAGGTCAGCACGATCTCCTCGGGCGACTGCGCCACCCGGGTGTTCTGGCCTGGTTGACTAGCCGACAGTGCGGCGTGCGCCGCAGCCGGGGAGGCCGGACCGACGACCACCACGGCGGCGAACAGCGCCGCCATGGCCCCTCGGGCGACCCGGACGGGTAGGGCTGATCTGGGCACGGACGGGACCTCCTGTCACAACGGCACCAGCGGCGGCCGGATCGCCATTCGATCATCCGACGGCGGCACCGGGCGAGGCCCGGCCGGTGCGATTCCACGGCCGGTCGCGGTCGCGGGAACCCGACCCTACGACGGGCCGACTGATGTTGCGTCGACGAGGGGAGGGCATCGGGTGCGGTCACGGACACGATGGTGGGTGCCGACGACGGTGGCGACCGCGGCGATGGCGGTGTCGATGCTGCCGCTGTACGCGGTCAGCGCGCTCGGTCCATACCTGGCCGAGGACCTGGGCGTGTCCCGGGCGGCGGTCGGGGTGCCGGTGACGGTCGCGTTCGCGGTGGCCGCGACGGTGTCGCTGGTCGCCGGTCGGCTGGTCGACACGGTCGGCGCCCGCCGGGGGTTGCTGTGGTTGGCCGCGATCGTCGCGGCGGCGCTGCTGACCGGTGCCACCGCCGGCAGTTACCCGGTACTGGTCGTCGCGGTGGCGGTGACCGGCCTGGGCATGGCGTTGGCGAATCCGGCGACGAACGTGCTGGTGGCGACGATGGTGCCGGCGCACCGACGGGGCGACGCGATCGGGGTGAAGCAGTCCGGGGTGCAGCTCGCCGCAGCACTGTGCGGGCTCGGGCTGCCGGTGGTCGCGGCGGTCCGGGGGTGGCCGGCCGGCCTGGGTCTGGCCGGGCTGTTGGCCCTGGGGCTGCTCGCCGCGACGTGGTGGCAGGTGCCACGCCCGGCGCCACGTGACGCCGCAGGCGGACCGTGGTGGCGGTGGTCGCGGCCACCGGGCTGGGTGGTCGGGCTGATGGGCTACTCGCTGCTGCTGGGTACCGGCCTGTCCGCGGTCAACACCTACCTGCCGCTGTACGGCGTACAGCAGCTGAGATTGACCGGATGGTCGGCCGGGACGCTGCTGGCGGTGTTCGGTGCCGCCGGTGTCGTCGGCCGGCTGTGGTGGACCCGGTCGGCGGACCGGCGCGCGGAGGTGACCTCGGTGCTCGCCGCACTGTCGCTGGTGGCCACCGCGTCGGCGGTGCTGGTGCTGGCGGCCGGGCTCTTCCCGCCGCTGGTGTGGTGCGGCGCGATCGGCGTCGGGATCTCGGCGACCGGGGCGAACGCGGTGTCGATGCTCGCCGTGGTCCGCGCCACGACCACACCCGGGCACGCCTCGGCGCTGGTGTCGACCGGGTTCTTCGGCGGGTTCGTCGTCGGGCCGGTCGGTTTCGGGGTCGTCGCCGATCTCGGCGGGTACGGGGTCGCCTGGTCGACGGTCGCCGTCGTGTTCGCCGCCGCTGGCGTGGCCGGGTGGCGGCTGGCCGTCACCCGGGCGGCAGCCCGGTCCGACACGACCGGCGGCGGGCCGCTCACCCGGCCCGTCGCACCGGCCGACAGGACGGCACCGTCGTGACCCGACCGCGTACGCCGTCGCCGACCGGGACGGCCGCCGCGCCCGCGCACCGGGCCGCGCTGGACGCGATGCTGGGCCGGCTCCCCCGGATCCACGCCGCCGTCGGCGACCGCTTCCCGCTCTACGCCGACCCGGCCACCGGGGAGTGGACCAGCACCCGGCGCGGGTCGTGGACCGGGGGCTTCTGGGCCGGGCTGCACTGGCTCAGCCTGGCCGTGCACCCGGACACGCTCGCGCGGGAGCAGGCGTCGACGGTGACCGGCCGGTTGTCGGCGCGGGCCGGCGACGACACGGTGACCCGGGCGATGACGTTCTGGTACGGCGCCGCCGCGACCGGCGGACGGCTCTGCCGGGACCCGGCGGCCGACCAGGTGGCGGCGGTCGGCGCGCGGGCGCTGGCCGCGTCGTTCGAACCCGGGTACGGCGTGTTCCCGGTCGGGACGGCGTTCGGCGGGCCGCCGCAGCCCCGGATCGGCATCGATGCGCTCGCCGCCGTGGTGGCGCTGATGAGCTGGGCCGACGAACCGCCCGGGTACCGGCGGCTCGCCCGCCGGCACGCCCGGGCCTGCGCCCGACTGCTGGTCACCGACGAGGGCCAGGTGCTGGCCGAGCGCACCCTGCCCGCCGACCGGCCGCCGCCGGCCCGCGAGCAGGTGTGGGCACGCGGGCAGGCGTGGGGCATGCTCGGTTTCGCCGTCGCCGCCGACCGGCTCGGCGGCGAGTTCACGTCGGTGGCGCGGCGGGTCACCGACTGGTGGCTGGCGACCGTGGGTCCGCCGGGGGCGCCGCTGGCGGTGTTCGGCCGGGCCGGTGCCCCGCTGGACAGCTCGGCGGCGGCGATCGCAGCCGCGGCGATGTGGACGCTCGGCGGTCAGCCGGCGCGGTGGGCGCAGCGGTACCGGCAGGCCGCCACCGCCACCGTCGACGCCCTCGTCGTCGGCCACCTGGCCGACAACGGGGCGCTGCGGGACGGCTGCTACGACCCCGACCGCGACATCGCCTGCCGGCACGAGCTGATCTGGGGTGACTACTTCCTGGCCGCCGTGCTGGCGCTGCGCTGCGGCGCGGTGCCGGTGGCCGCCTGGTAGTCGGCGAGCAGTCGGGTGGCGACGGTGGTGACGTGCCACTCGTCCGGGCCGTCGAGGATCCGGGCCGCCCGCGCGGCACGCAGCAGCATCGCCAGTGGCGTGTCGTCGGTCAACCCTTCGGCCCCGTACACCTGGATGGCCCGGTCCACGACGGCGTGGAACGCCCGGGCGGTGACGACCTTGGCGGTGCCGGTCGGGATCCGGGCGTCGCCCCCGGCCGCCACCGACGCGACCGCCGCGTGGGTGAGGGCCCGGGCGGCGGCCAGTTCGGCGTGGCTGTCGAAGACGTGACCGTGCAGCAGCTGCTTGTCGGCCAGCGGGTGCGGCCCGACCCGGCGACGCACCAGCCGGTCGCGCATCAGGTCGAACGCGCGGGCGGACTGGCCGAGCCAGCGCAGGCAGCGCAGGGTACGGCCCAGGTGCAGCCGGCCGGCGACGATCCGCAGGCCGGCTCCGGCGTCGCCGATCAGATGATCGGCGGGGACCCGGACGCCGTCCAGGTCGATCTCGTACTGCCCGCCCACGCCGAGCACCGGCAACTGCCGCACGATCCGGTAGCCGGGCGCGGTGGTCGGCACCAGCAGCAGGCTGAATCCGGCCTGGCCGCTGCCGCCTGCGGCGGCCAGCTCCGGTGCGGTCCGGCAGACCACGGTGGTGAAACCGGCGTCGGCCGCCCGGCTGGTGAACCACTTGCGACCGGTGATCACCCAGCTGCCGCCGTCGCGCTCCGCGCGGGTGGCCAGCGACATCGGGTCGGTGCCGGGCACCCCGGG harbors:
- a CDS encoding MFS transporter — protein: MPTTVATAAMAVSMLPLYAVSALGPYLAEDLGVSRAAVGVPVTVAFAVAATVSLVAGRLVDTVGARRGLLWLAAIVAAALLTGATAGSYPVLVVAVAVTGLGMALANPATNVLVATMVPAHRRGDAIGVKQSGVQLAAALCGLGLPVVAAVRGWPAGLGLAGLLALGLLAATWWQVPRPAPRDAAGGPWWRWSRPPGWVVGLMGYSLLLGTGLSAVNTYLPLYGVQQLRLTGWSAGTLLAVFGAAGVVGRLWWTRSADRRAEVTSVLAALSLVATASAVLVLAAGLFPPLVWCGAIGVGISATGANAVSMLAVVRATTTPGHASALVSTGFFGGFVVGPVGFGVVADLGGYGVAWSTVAVVFAAAGVAGWRLAVTRAAARSDTTGGGPLTRPVAPADRTAPS
- a CDS encoding acyl-CoA dehydrogenase family protein: MDLEHRVADFVHSRVVPVEGLLAAGGDPARSLLAELQGQARTAGLWTLPLPTTLGGQGLTLTGYARLAEVEAYSDFGPTVLGSDLLLDATMLDTHATPTARERYLRPMVEGRCPPSFAMTEPGVPGTDPMSLATRAERDGGSWVITGRKWFTSRAADAGFTTVVCRTAPELAAAGGSGQAGFSLLLVPTTAPGYRIVRQLPVLGVGGQYEIDLDGVRVPADHLIGDAGAGLRIVAGRLHLGRTLRCLRWLGQSARAFDLMRDRLVRRRVGPHPLADKQLLHGHVFDSHAELAAARALTHAAVASVAAGGDARIPTGTAKVVTARAFHAVVDRAIQVYGAEGLTDDTPLAMLLRAARAARILDGPDEWHVTTVATRLLADYQAATGTAPQRSASTAARK